A single genomic interval of Nostoc commune NIES-4072 harbors:
- a CDS encoding glutathione S-transferase family protein, with protein MQSTKIRLYDLAGAENNRRFSPNCWRVRLALLHKGLPFETVPWRFTEKETIAFSGQGKVPVIVDREQVVYDSWAIAQYLEENYPKYPSLFGGEVGKSLSRFTTDWVEAVLNPEILRLIITDIYSHLHEKDKDYFRQTREKAFGATLEVISADREQRVVTFRNSLTPMRRTLQHQSFLAGQTPAWADYVVFGSFQWARSVSPFPLLVGDDPIFSWRERMLDTFDGDARKVLAYE; from the coding sequence ATGCAATCAACAAAGATTAGGCTGTACGATTTGGCAGGGGCTGAAAACAATCGCCGTTTTAGTCCTAACTGTTGGCGCGTGCGGCTGGCTCTACTCCATAAGGGATTGCCTTTTGAAACTGTACCTTGGCGTTTTACTGAAAAGGAAACTATAGCCTTCTCAGGACAAGGTAAAGTGCCAGTAATAGTTGATCGTGAGCAAGTTGTTTACGATTCCTGGGCGATCGCTCAGTATTTGGAGGAGAATTACCCTAAGTACCCATCACTATTTGGTGGAGAAGTTGGAAAGTCGTTATCTCGATTTACTACTGATTGGGTGGAAGCAGTACTCAATCCTGAAATCTTGCGACTGATTATTACAGATATTTATTCGCACCTACACGAAAAGGACAAAGACTACTTCCGCCAAACACGCGAAAAGGCTTTTGGTGCAACATTAGAGGTCATTTCTGCCGATCGGGAACAACGAGTTGTCACCTTTCGTAATAGCCTAACCCCAATGCGTCGAACTCTCCAGCACCAAAGCTTCTTAGCCGGACAAACACCAGCTTGGGCAGACTATGTGGTGTTTGGCTCTTTTCAATGGGCACGTAGCGTTAGCCCATTTCCCTTACTTGTAGGAGATGATCCCATTTTTAGCTGGCGCGAACGAATGCTTGATACTTTTGATGGCGATGCTCGTAAGGTCTTAGCTTATGAGTAA